The following are encoded together in the Zingiber officinale cultivar Zhangliang chromosome 8A, Zo_v1.1, whole genome shotgun sequence genome:
- the LOC122008446 gene encoding protein PAT1 homolog 1-like isoform X1 gives MKGLDAGGNPRSDAVGSFSASGSDSSLLFDASQYAFFNKGGMEEVELGGLEYDDDFLGLEEESKFPSLGDKEIESLGSLSEIDDLATTFRKLNRVVNEPRSVGVIGDRGSFSRESSSNADWTQEADFPSWIDHQIFDAEDVQESKRWSSQPHATPSQFDELKSLYRTSSHPHQLQHHYSIESINVPKSSFTSYPPPGGQSLPLTRHSSLPSVGIAELISTPIPYSGPQNQLGGLRHGLHYNPSMQFTHSGVSSASLPRNYLLNHSDLFAGENCNLLPDLFSHQLPPQGGLISPQFLSQLQQQRLLRQSLTHYSHLQPNLCNRYYHPQMMTNNFESVSGMPNFREHRLKSHRGKQNMRLSQRSETGSLKSDSGFQFRSKYMSGQEIESILKMQHAVTHITDPYLDDYYHQACLAKKSSNLRLKQPFCPTAIKDPPSRSRSNNESHVQVDGLGRVSFSSVRRPRPLLEVEMPSASGDDQKPSMKPLEQEPMLAARITVEDCISLLLDVDDIDRVLQNNQPQDGGLQLKRRRQVLLDVIAASLQLVDPFGPGKSDNSVVFAPKDDRVFLRIISLPKGRKLISRYLHLLPPGSHLTRVVCMAIFRHLRLLFGGLPSDPSAAETTINLSKTVSSCVRNMELSALGACLAAVVCSSEQPPLRPIGSSTGDGASIIIKSVLNRATELLTEPHVTSNYSFANRTLWQASFDAFFGLLTHYCLSKYDSIMRMLLVQASGISMAGPEATIAISREMPVELLRASLPHTNEHQREMLLEFAQRSMPITDTGTRGGQSRPDSSESVPG, from the exons ATGAAGGGGCTCGATGCGGGAGGAAACCCTAGGAGCGATGCCGTCGGGAGCTTCTCCGCCAGTGGATCAG ATAGTAGTCTTCTGTTTGATGCTTCACAATATGCATTCTTCAATAAAGGTGGCATGGAGGAAGTTGAGTTAGGTGGTTTGGAGTATGATGATGACTTTCTTGGTCTTGAGGAGGAATCCAAGTTTCCTTCTCTTGGTGATAAAGAG ATTGAAAGCTTAGGGTCCTTATCTGAGATTGATGACCTGGCAACAACTTTTAGAAAG CTGAACAGAGTCGTCAATGAACCAAGGAGTGTTGGTGTTATTGGTGATAGAGGGTCTTTTTCTAGAGAAA GTTCTTCTAATGCGGACTGGACACAAGAAGCTGATTTTCCAAGCTGGATTGATCATCAAATATTTGATGCTGAAGATGTGCAAGAAAGCAAACGGTGGTCGTCACAACCACATGCTACTCCATCTCAATTTGATGAACTAAAGTCCCTGTACCGTACATCTTCTCATCCTCACCAACTGCAGCATCATTACTCTATTGAATCAATCAATGTGCCCAAGTCATCTTTCACTTCCTACCCACCACCTGGGGGACAAAGCCTTCCTCTAACACGCCATTCAAGCTTACCATCAGTGGGTATAGCAGAGCTGATATCTACTCCAATTCCTTATTCTGGTCCTCAAAATCAGTTGGGAGGATTGCGTCATGGTCTTCACTATAATCCAAGTATGCAGTTTACACATTCTGGTGTTTCATCAGCCAGTTTGCCAAGAAATTACTTGTTGAATCATTCTGACCTCTTTGCCGGGGAGAACTGCAATCTGTTGCCTGACTTATTTTCACATCAGTTACCTCCACAAGGTGGTTTAATTTCACCACAGTTTCTGTCACAGCTACAACAGCAGAGATTGCTCCGGCAATCCCTCACCCATTACTCTCACCTGCAACCTAATTTATGCAACCGGTATTATCATCCTCAGATGATGACAAACAACTTTGAGTCAGTTAGTGGAATGCCTAATTTTAGAGAGCATAGATTAAAATCTCACAGAGGAAAACAGAATATGCGATTGTCACAACGGTCAGAAACTGGCAGCTTGAAGAGTGACAGTGGTTTTCAATTTAGATCAAAGTACATGTCCGGACAAGAAATAGAAAGCATTCTGAAAATGCAGCATGCGGTGACACATATTACTGATCCTTATTTGGATGATTATTACCATCAAGCATGTCTTGCAAAAAAATCATCTAATTTAAGATTAAAGCAACCATTTTGTCCAACAGCAATAAAGGATCCTCCATCACGGTCACGTTCTAATAATGAATCTCATGTTCAGGTTGATGGACTTGGAAGAGTTTCATTCTCTTCGGTTCGCAGGCCTCGTCCTCTCCTTGAGGTTGAGATGCCATCTGCATCAGGTGATGATCAGAAACCCTCTATGAAGCCTCTTGAGCAGGAGCCTATGTTGGCTGCTAGGATCACTGTTGAAGATTGTATTAGCCTTCTTCTGGATGTGGATGATATTGATCGAGTTCTACAGAATAACCAACCACAGGACGGTGGGTTGCAACTGAAGCGGAGAAGACAGGTTCTTCTTGATGTCATTGCTGCATCACTCCAGCTTGTTGATCCATTTGGTCCTGGTAAATCTGATAACTCAGTCGTGTTTGCCCCAAAGGATGACCGTGTTTTCCTACGTATCATTTCTCTTCCGAAGGGTAGAAAGCTCATATCACGCTATCTTCACCTTCTGCCTCCTGGAAGTCATCTGACAAGAGTAGTCTGCATGGCCATTTTCCGCCACCTTAGGCTTTTGTTTGGCGGTCTACCTTCAGATCCTAGTGCAGCAGAGACAACCATCAACCTTTCCAAGACTGTGTCTTCATGTGTGCGCAATATGGAACTTAGCGCTCTTGGTGCTTGCCTGGCTGCAGTGGTATGTTCATCTGAACAACCACCTCTGCGTCCTATTGGAAGTTCAACTGGTGATGGAGCCAGCATAATTATAAAGTCTGTTCTCAATAGAGCTACAGAACTTCTAACAGAACCCCACGTCACAAGCAACTACAGTTTCGCCAATCGAACTCTGTGGCAGGCATCTTTTGATGCTTTCTTTGGGCTTCTAACCCACTATTGCCTGAGCAAATATGACAGTATAATGCGAATGCTGCTTGTCCAAGCATCTGGCATTTCAATGGCAGGACCTGAAGCAACCATAGCCATTAGCAGAGAGATGCCTGTCGAGCTGTTGCGTGCAAGTCTTCCTCACACAAACGAACATCAGCGCGAGATGCTGCTTGAATTTGCTCAGAGGTCCATGCCTATTACCGATACTGGTACTCGTGGAGGTCAGAGCAGACCTGATAGTTCTGAGTCCGTGCCAGGATGA
- the LOC122011393 gene encoding mitochondrial import inner membrane translocase subunit TIM14-3-like, producing MAMPLIASLTVAAAAMGGRYMIQAWQAFKARPIVPRVRRFYPGGFEQQMTKREASLILGVREHSPPDKIKEAHRRVMVANHPDSGGSHFLASKINEAKDMLTGKFRGGSSVF from the exons ATG GCAATGCCTTTAATTGCAAGTCTAACAGTGGCTGCTGCTGCGATGGGAGGTCGATACATGATTCAGGCATGGCAGGCGTTTAAAGCTCGCCCTATTGTTCCTCGAGTCCGCAGGTTCTATCCAGGTGGCTTCGAGCAGCAGATGACAAAGCGAGAAGCCTCATTGATCCTTGGCGTGAG AGAGCATTCTCCACCGGATAAGATCAAGGAGGCTCACAGGAGAGTCATGGTGGCGAACCACCCGGATAGCGGAGGAAGCCATTTCCTCGCTTCGAAGATCAACGAGGCCAAGGACATGCTAACGGGTAAATTTAGAGGTGGTTCATCTGTGTTTTGA
- the LOC122010682 gene encoding pentatricopeptide repeat-containing protein At4g13650-like, which translates to MSLSDELSPISSDELSRYLKHRKNPRAVSRLSLKLGRFPSTFLRDGFLRAYASLSMPAYARDLFDEMPHPNVTVASLKELLARRVVHGYDGQLPLASHLGTVIAGCSRARDLRSGQQTHCAAVKLGVERDRFVSSTLIAMYGKCGKLNESFSTFLQTPQKDTVICTSIITSLATSRGDQTREAALTVFRDMMGDRIWPVDRTFVSLIKLFDAPERLGQGKQVHGCVLKLGVQVDDQLGSALISMYGRCGSVGEAVRLSARVNMDAVSWTSLLVAYTQNGYDLRAIDLFRSMIGSNVVVDRFMVASAIGACSGMEKLRLGEEIHGYSLRQGFLADVSVCNALITLYGRCNLIEKAERLFKMLRVKDMISWTALLTCYGQNGCGEEAIVLFREMLRRGIGPAKYCISGAIRASSTIASLAAGEQLHCRAMKTGNGDDLSVHNSLIAMYAKCGCVELARRVFELMNCRDVVSWNAMITGFSQHGREGEALELFDKMSKEGIRPDDYTFVGVLVSCSRLGLVAHGCSYFGAMSAEHGLEPKMEHYACMVDLFGRAGKLQDAMELINAMPFEPDQLVWEALLASCKIHGNVDLVKSVAQRIMEMRPEDPSPYIALSTMYASTSMWERKAFVQTMMKDARVRKDPGKSWIESQQVSDHSHHSVYSLQMVGI; encoded by the coding sequence ATGAGCCTCTCCGACGAACTTTCTCCGATCTCCTCCGACGAGCTTTCTCGGTACCTCAAGCACAGGAAAAACCCACGAGCAGTCTCTCGCCTCTCCCTCAAGCTCGGACGCTTCCCCTCCACCTTCCTCCGCGACGGCTTTCTCCGAGCTTACGCATCCCTCTCCATGCCCGCCTACGCACGCGATCTGTTCGACGAAATGCCTCACCCAAATGTAACCGTGGCTTCGCTGAAGGAACTCCTGGCCAGAAGGGTGGTCCATGGCTACGACGGCCAGCTTCCTCTCGCCAGCCACCTCGGAACCGTGATCGCGGGCTGCTCTCGCGCCAGGGACTTGAGATCTGGGCAGCAAACGCACTGCGCCGCGGTCAAGCTCGGCGTCGAGAGAGACCGTTTCGTGTCGAGCACGCTGATCGCCATGTACGGAAAGTGCGGGAAGCTTAACGAATCATTCAGCACCTTCCTCCAAACTCCCCAAAAGGACACAGTCATCTGCACCTCCATCATCACCTCTCTGGCCACCAGTCGCGGCGATCAGACGCGAGAAGCTGCCCTTACAGTCTTCAGGGACATGATGGGCGATCGAATCTGGCCGGTCGACAGAACATTCGTCAGTCTGATCAAGCTTTTCGACGCACCCGAAAGGCTCGGCCAAGGCAAGCAAGTTCACGGATGCGTTCTGAAGCTCGGCGTCCAGGTCGATGATCAACTGGGCAGCGCTCTGATATCGATGTACGGAAGGTGCGGCAGCGTCGGCGAAGCAGTAAGACTCTCCGCCAGGGTGAACATGGATGCGGTTTCATGGACGTCGCTGCTCGTCGCCTACACCCAAAATGGCTACGATCTCCGCGCGATAGATCTCTTCAGAAGCATGATCGGAAGCAATGTGGTCGTCGACCGCTTCATGGTTGCGAGCGCCATTGGAGCTTGTTCAGGCATGGAAAAACTCAGATTGGGAGAGGAGATTCATGGCTATTCTCTGAGACAGGGATTCTTAGCAGATGTATCAGTTTGCAATGCCTTGATCACACTTTATGGAAGGTGCAATCTTATCGAAAAGGCTGAGAGATTGTTCAAGATGTTGAGGGTGAAAGATATGATCTCTTGGACTGCATTGCTGACTTGTTATGGTCAGAACGGATGTGGAGAAGAAGCAATAGTCTTGTTTAGGGAGATGCTCCGGCGAGGAATCGGTCCTGCTAAGTATTGCATTTCGGGCGCAATTCGAGCATCGTCGACGATAGCGAGTCTTGCTGCTGGCGAACAGTTGCATTGCCGGGCTATGAAGACAGGGAATGGCGACGATCTCTCAGTCCATAACTCTCTTATAGCGATGTATGCTAAGTGTGGGTGTGTAGAACTCGCACGGAGAGTGTTTGAGTTGATGAATTGTAGAGATGTTGTCTCTTGGAACGCCATGATCACAGGGTTTTCGCAACATGGTCGTGAAGGAGAAGCTCTAGAATTGTTTGACAAGATGTCGAAAGAAGGCATTCGACCAGATGACTACACTTTTGTTGGTGTCCTGGTGTCTTGCAGTCGTTTGGGTCTGGTAGCTCATGGATGCAGCTACTTCGGTGCGATGAGTGCGGAACATGGGCTCGAGCCGAAGATGGAGCATTATGCTTGCATGGTTGATCTGTTCGGTCGCGCTGGAAAGCTTCAGGATGCCATGGAGTTGATAAACGCAATGCCGTTCGAGCCTGACCAACTCGTTTGGGAAGCTCTGCTTGCATCGTGCAAGATCCATGGAAATGTCGATCTTGTGAAATCAGTGGCGCAAAGGATCATGGAAATGAGACCAGAAGACCCTTCGCCTTACATCGCGTTATCTACGATGTACGCTTCGACGAGTATGTGGGAAAGAAAGGCTTTTGTTCAAACTATGATGAAGGATGCAAGGGTCAGGAAAGACCCAGGGAAGAGTTGGATCGAAAGCCAGCAAGTATCAGACCATAGTCACCATTCAGTTTATTCGTTGCAAATGGTAGGAATTTAA
- the LOC122008446 gene encoding protein PAT1 homolog 1-like isoform X2: MEEVELGGLEYDDDFLGLEEESKFPSLGDKEIESLGSLSEIDDLATTFRKLNRVVNEPRSVGVIGDRGSFSRESSSNADWTQEADFPSWIDHQIFDAEDVQESKRWSSQPHATPSQFDELKSLYRTSSHPHQLQHHYSIESINVPKSSFTSYPPPGGQSLPLTRHSSLPSVGIAELISTPIPYSGPQNQLGGLRHGLHYNPSMQFTHSGVSSASLPRNYLLNHSDLFAGENCNLLPDLFSHQLPPQGGLISPQFLSQLQQQRLLRQSLTHYSHLQPNLCNRYYHPQMMTNNFESVSGMPNFREHRLKSHRGKQNMRLSQRSETGSLKSDSGFQFRSKYMSGQEIESILKMQHAVTHITDPYLDDYYHQACLAKKSSNLRLKQPFCPTAIKDPPSRSRSNNESHVQVDGLGRVSFSSVRRPRPLLEVEMPSASGDDQKPSMKPLEQEPMLAARITVEDCISLLLDVDDIDRVLQNNQPQDGGLQLKRRRQVLLDVIAASLQLVDPFGPGKSDNSVVFAPKDDRVFLRIISLPKGRKLISRYLHLLPPGSHLTRVVCMAIFRHLRLLFGGLPSDPSAAETTINLSKTVSSCVRNMELSALGACLAAVVCSSEQPPLRPIGSSTGDGASIIIKSVLNRATELLTEPHVTSNYSFANRTLWQASFDAFFGLLTHYCLSKYDSIMRMLLVQASGISMAGPEATIAISREMPVELLRASLPHTNEHQREMLLEFAQRSMPITDTGTRGGQSRPDSSESVPG; this comes from the exons ATGGAGGAAGTTGAGTTAGGTGGTTTGGAGTATGATGATGACTTTCTTGGTCTTGAGGAGGAATCCAAGTTTCCTTCTCTTGGTGATAAAGAG ATTGAAAGCTTAGGGTCCTTATCTGAGATTGATGACCTGGCAACAACTTTTAGAAAG CTGAACAGAGTCGTCAATGAACCAAGGAGTGTTGGTGTTATTGGTGATAGAGGGTCTTTTTCTAGAGAAA GTTCTTCTAATGCGGACTGGACACAAGAAGCTGATTTTCCAAGCTGGATTGATCATCAAATATTTGATGCTGAAGATGTGCAAGAAAGCAAACGGTGGTCGTCACAACCACATGCTACTCCATCTCAATTTGATGAACTAAAGTCCCTGTACCGTACATCTTCTCATCCTCACCAACTGCAGCATCATTACTCTATTGAATCAATCAATGTGCCCAAGTCATCTTTCACTTCCTACCCACCACCTGGGGGACAAAGCCTTCCTCTAACACGCCATTCAAGCTTACCATCAGTGGGTATAGCAGAGCTGATATCTACTCCAATTCCTTATTCTGGTCCTCAAAATCAGTTGGGAGGATTGCGTCATGGTCTTCACTATAATCCAAGTATGCAGTTTACACATTCTGGTGTTTCATCAGCCAGTTTGCCAAGAAATTACTTGTTGAATCATTCTGACCTCTTTGCCGGGGAGAACTGCAATCTGTTGCCTGACTTATTTTCACATCAGTTACCTCCACAAGGTGGTTTAATTTCACCACAGTTTCTGTCACAGCTACAACAGCAGAGATTGCTCCGGCAATCCCTCACCCATTACTCTCACCTGCAACCTAATTTATGCAACCGGTATTATCATCCTCAGATGATGACAAACAACTTTGAGTCAGTTAGTGGAATGCCTAATTTTAGAGAGCATAGATTAAAATCTCACAGAGGAAAACAGAATATGCGATTGTCACAACGGTCAGAAACTGGCAGCTTGAAGAGTGACAGTGGTTTTCAATTTAGATCAAAGTACATGTCCGGACAAGAAATAGAAAGCATTCTGAAAATGCAGCATGCGGTGACACATATTACTGATCCTTATTTGGATGATTATTACCATCAAGCATGTCTTGCAAAAAAATCATCTAATTTAAGATTAAAGCAACCATTTTGTCCAACAGCAATAAAGGATCCTCCATCACGGTCACGTTCTAATAATGAATCTCATGTTCAGGTTGATGGACTTGGAAGAGTTTCATTCTCTTCGGTTCGCAGGCCTCGTCCTCTCCTTGAGGTTGAGATGCCATCTGCATCAGGTGATGATCAGAAACCCTCTATGAAGCCTCTTGAGCAGGAGCCTATGTTGGCTGCTAGGATCACTGTTGAAGATTGTATTAGCCTTCTTCTGGATGTGGATGATATTGATCGAGTTCTACAGAATAACCAACCACAGGACGGTGGGTTGCAACTGAAGCGGAGAAGACAGGTTCTTCTTGATGTCATTGCTGCATCACTCCAGCTTGTTGATCCATTTGGTCCTGGTAAATCTGATAACTCAGTCGTGTTTGCCCCAAAGGATGACCGTGTTTTCCTACGTATCATTTCTCTTCCGAAGGGTAGAAAGCTCATATCACGCTATCTTCACCTTCTGCCTCCTGGAAGTCATCTGACAAGAGTAGTCTGCATGGCCATTTTCCGCCACCTTAGGCTTTTGTTTGGCGGTCTACCTTCAGATCCTAGTGCAGCAGAGACAACCATCAACCTTTCCAAGACTGTGTCTTCATGTGTGCGCAATATGGAACTTAGCGCTCTTGGTGCTTGCCTGGCTGCAGTGGTATGTTCATCTGAACAACCACCTCTGCGTCCTATTGGAAGTTCAACTGGTGATGGAGCCAGCATAATTATAAAGTCTGTTCTCAATAGAGCTACAGAACTTCTAACAGAACCCCACGTCACAAGCAACTACAGTTTCGCCAATCGAACTCTGTGGCAGGCATCTTTTGATGCTTTCTTTGGGCTTCTAACCCACTATTGCCTGAGCAAATATGACAGTATAATGCGAATGCTGCTTGTCCAAGCATCTGGCATTTCAATGGCAGGACCTGAAGCAACCATAGCCATTAGCAGAGAGATGCCTGTCGAGCTGTTGCGTGCAAGTCTTCCTCACACAAACGAACATCAGCGCGAGATGCTGCTTGAATTTGCTCAGAGGTCCATGCCTATTACCGATACTGGTACTCGTGGAGGTCAGAGCAGACCTGATAGTTCTGAGTCCGTGCCAGGATGA